In the bacterium genome, one interval contains:
- a CDS encoding flagellar brake protein, with the protein MSSQQGPCFQVEEEVYVEPTAASPGFHSHVVGFKVPHCLILEHPFTDSAAHQIRIGDILWIRCFRNKVLRFGVKVLHILKSPIPLLFLEYPRTVEEINLRKSDRKKVFLRGTFLDLRERKPDRAWEGYILDISDSGCLMWGDFVHLVDREVLLSFRVPWTGQDVSAKARVVRCEVTEKGIRSGLKFIDLDDETRSRLKELLKSLEGKGLKAMISKPQA; encoded by the coding sequence ATGAGTTCCCAGCAAGGGCCTTGTTTTCAGGTGGAAGAGGAAGTCTATGTGGAGCCCACAGCAGCTTCGCCCGGGTTTCACAGCCATGTGGTGGGCTTCAAGGTGCCCCACTGTCTCATACTGGAACACCCCTTCACTGATTCCGCTGCACATCAGATCCGCATAGGCGATATCTTGTGGATACGCTGTTTTCGTAACAAGGTGCTTCGCTTCGGTGTCAAGGTGCTTCATATCCTTAAGAGTCCCATCCCATTGCTTTTTCTGGAATATCCCAGGACAGTGGAAGAGATAAATCTCAGGAAGAGTGACAGAAAAAAGGTATTTCTACGTGGCACTTTCCTGGACCTGAGAGAAAGAAAACCAGACCGTGCCTGGGAGGGCTATATCCTGGATATCAGCGACTCGGGTTGCCTCATGTGGGGAGACTTCGTGCATCTGGTGGACCGGGAGGTACTTCTTAGTTTCCGTGTGCCCTGGACCGGTCAGGATGTCAGTGCAAAAGCAAGAGTTGTGAGATGCGAAGTTACTGAAAAAGGAATTCGTTCGGGCCTGAAATTCATAGATCTGGATGATGAAACACGCTCTAGGCTCAAGGAACTTCTCAAGTCCCTGGAAGGCAAGGGACTCAAAGCCATGATCAGCAAGCCGCAGGCATGA
- a CDS encoding CoA pyrophosphatase, producing MEPFGSPEEFRKKIGTALGSSLEELEPISHLDTASVLLPIQWEAHSLSGPVILLNKRSRSVRQPGDLCCPGGRVDNFLDVLLGRLLRLPFSPLPRSAAWRKYTERTSGKARNLLSVFWAACLRESWEEMGLFPWKVEFLGVLPLYRLRLFQRRILPMAGWIQGQTKFRCNWEVERILRVPLQELINPLNYVAYKIINHPIDGENIFPAYLHEEGKEREILWGATYWIVESFLKSTLGFQSPEMESRPLVEGALAQNYLNAGRRNRGDKT from the coding sequence ATGGAACCATTTGGTTCACCTGAAGAGTTCAGAAAGAAGATTGGAACAGCCTTGGGATCCTCCCTAGAGGAACTGGAGCCCATTTCCCACTTAGACACAGCATCGGTGCTTCTTCCCATTCAGTGGGAAGCCCACTCCCTTTCAGGGCCTGTGATACTTCTCAACAAGCGTTCCCGATCCGTGAGGCAGCCTGGGGATCTTTGCTGCCCAGGGGGTAGAGTGGACAACTTCTTGGATGTGCTTCTTGGAAGGCTGCTCAGATTGCCTTTCTCACCCCTTCCCAGAAGCGCTGCATGGCGCAAATACACTGAGAGGACATCAGGTAAGGCCAGAAACCTCTTGAGTGTTTTTTGGGCGGCCTGTCTTAGAGAAAGCTGGGAGGAAATGGGGCTTTTCCCCTGGAAGGTTGAATTCCTGGGTGTTCTTCCCTTGTATCGCCTTCGCCTTTTTCAAAGGCGGATACTGCCCATGGCAGGCTGGATCCAAGGGCAGACCAAGTTCAGGTGCAACTGGGAGGTGGAAAGAATCCTTAGGGTTCCTTTGCAAGAGCTCATTAATCCCTTAAACTATGTAGCATACAAGATCATAAACCACCCCATAGATGGAGAAAACATCTTCCCCGCCTATTTACACGAGGAGGGGAAGGAAAGGGAGATTCTCTGGGGTGCGACCTATTGGATTGTGGAGTCTTTCCTGAAATCTACTCTGGGCTTCCAAAGCCCCGAAATGGAATCTAGGCCCCTGGTGGAGGGGGCACTGGCCCAGAATTATCTAAATGCAGGAAGAAGAAACAGAGGGGATAAAACTTAG
- a CDS encoding Zn-ribbon domain-containing OB-fold protein has translation MSSYVSLPIFAASLRERYRLEEPRCLSCGSINVPARMVCLECGRGEFQWERLCGRGRVFTYTVIAKGGAPSEFDEQQTMTGAILVAVVELQEGARVVAQLTDCEPQQLKVGAAVRAVFRKLYDQEGIVRYGYKFVLDEEAGKADGS, from the coding sequence ATGAGTTCCTATGTTTCTCTTCCCATATTTGCGGCCAGCTTGAGAGAACGCTACAGGCTGGAAGAGCCCCGTTGTTTGAGCTGCGGGAGCATAAATGTACCTGCCAGAATGGTCTGCCTGGAGTGCGGCCGGGGAGAGTTTCAATGGGAAAGGCTCTGCGGTCGAGGCCGTGTTTTCACTTACACGGTCATAGCCAAAGGGGGAGCCCCCAGCGAATTCGATGAACAACAGACCATGACCGGTGCCATCTTGGTGGCAGTGGTTGAACTCCAAGAGGGGGCCAGGGTGGTGGCCCAGTTGACAGATTGTGAGCCACAGCAACTGAAGGTGGGCGCTGCTGTGAGGGCTGTGTTCAGGAAACTCTACGATCAGGAAGGAATAGTTCGCTACGGTTACAAATTCGTCCTGGATGAGGAGGCAGGCAAGGCTGATGGATCTTGA
- a CDS encoding enoyl-CoA hydratase/isomerase family protein — protein sequence MAYTTVRLQDEDGVRVIRLALPQRRNALDLVMREELRDVLEASSEAEAVKVLVLTGDGPDFCVGGDLRTMEGLTPAGGRRRVQRVGRLVRIMRQMPQPILAAVDGVATGAGLGLALACDLIVASNRARLGVGQVRVGLAPDLGLTRHLPLRIGWSRAMEMMLNGELIEASQALEWGLVNRVVPHDKLMEETMSWAWKLARGPSVALSMVKECMERFPWGLEEALRWEANLQAVAFLTRDFLEAREAFFQKRKPNFKGE from the coding sequence ATGGCTTACACCACCGTCCGGCTGCAGGACGAAGATGGGGTCAGGGTGATTCGCCTGGCCCTTCCCCAGAGAAGAAACGCCTTGGATCTTGTTATGCGTGAAGAACTGCGGGATGTACTGGAGGCCAGTTCCGAGGCCGAAGCGGTGAAGGTGCTGGTCTTGACCGGAGATGGGCCTGATTTTTGTGTGGGCGGGGATCTCAGGACCATGGAAGGGCTTACTCCAGCAGGAGGAAGAAGGCGCGTACAGAGGGTTGGGCGGCTGGTAAGGATCATGAGGCAGATGCCTCAGCCCATCTTGGCCGCTGTGGACGGGGTGGCCACGGGTGCAGGTCTTGGTTTGGCCCTGGCCTGCGACTTGATAGTTGCCTCCAACAGGGCTCGCTTGGGCGTGGGCCAGGTGAGGGTGGGCCTTGCGCCTGACCTTGGTCTGACACGTCACCTGCCTTTGAGAATAGGCTGGAGCAGAGCCATGGAGATGATGCTCAACGGAGAGCTCATAGAGGCTTCCCAGGCTCTTGAGTGGGGGTTGGTCAACAGGGTGGTCCCCCATGACAAGCTGATGGAGGAAACCATGTCCTGGGCCTGGAAACTGGCCCGAGGCCCCTCAGTGGCGCTTTCCATGGTGAAGGAGTGCATGGAGAGGTTTCCCTGGGGGTTGGAGGAAGCTCTCAGATGGGAAGCCAACCTGCAAGCCGTTGCATTCTTGACAAGGGACTTTCTTGAGGCAAGGGAAGCCTTTTTCCAAAAGCGCAAACCAAACTTTAAGGGTGAGTAG
- a CDS encoding acyl-CoA dehydrogenase family protein yields the protein MDLELTEEQRIFKKAVRSFVEKEVAPLVEEAEEKETFPISLFRKMGELGYLCVRYPVEMGGAGADKVTECILVEELCRVCAGIAGGVLVQSGLATEPIYRFGSEELKERFLYPAIRGEKIGAFALTEPDVGSDAASIRTRAVREGQYYIINGSKMFITNGPICDFAVVAASVDPSRKAHGINLFVVEKGTPGFTVARKLRKVGNCSAETGELVFEDCKVPVSHRIGPREGGGFAQIRETLMSGRITYGARCTGVAQAAYEAAFQYAQQRVQFGKPIGKFQVNRFKLASMAMKIDIMRSYTYRVARLSDMGARVMKEASMVKLFCSETLQEVLSQAMQIHGGYGYMMEYPIQRFWRDGRLFTITEGTSEIHHMIIAQELGI from the coding sequence ATGGATCTTGAGCTCACAGAGGAACAAAGAATATTCAAGAAAGCCGTGCGCAGTTTCGTAGAAAAGGAGGTAGCCCCTCTGGTAGAGGAGGCAGAGGAAAAGGAGACCTTCCCCATCTCCCTGTTTAGAAAAATGGGGGAGTTGGGATATCTCTGCGTCAGGTATCCGGTGGAAATGGGAGGAGCGGGAGCCGACAAGGTCACGGAGTGCATTTTGGTGGAGGAGCTTTGCCGTGTGTGTGCGGGAATCGCAGGAGGGGTGCTCGTCCAGTCAGGCCTGGCCACAGAACCCATATACCGTTTTGGCTCTGAGGAACTAAAGGAAAGATTCCTTTACCCGGCCATAAGAGGGGAGAAGATAGGGGCCTTTGCCCTGACCGAGCCGGATGTGGGTTCTGATGCAGCCTCTATCCGGACCAGAGCCGTAAGAGAAGGACAGTATTACATCATAAACGGGAGCAAGATGTTCATAACCAACGGACCCATATGCGACTTTGCAGTTGTAGCAGCCTCTGTGGATCCGTCGCGCAAAGCCCATGGCATAAACCTTTTTGTGGTTGAGAAGGGCACTCCGGGATTTACCGTGGCCCGCAAACTCAGGAAGGTGGGCAATTGCTCTGCAGAGACAGGGGAGCTGGTTTTTGAGGACTGCAAGGTGCCTGTCTCACACCGCATAGGGCCGAGGGAAGGAGGAGGCTTTGCCCAGATAAGGGAAACCCTCATGTCTGGAAGGATAACCTATGGGGCCCGTTGTACCGGTGTTGCGCAGGCAGCCTACGAAGCGGCTTTCCAATACGCTCAGCAAAGGGTTCAGTTTGGAAAGCCCATAGGAAAGTTCCAGGTGAACCGCTTCAAGCTGGCCAGTATGGCAATGAAGATAGACATCATGCGCTCTTACACCTACAGGGTGGCAAGATTGAGCGACATGGGAGCCAGGGTCATGAAGGAGGCCTCCATGGTCAAGCTTTTTTGCTCTGAGACACTGCAGGAGGTGTTGTCCCAGGCCATGCAGATCCATGGAGGGTACGGATACATGATGGAGTACCCCATCCAGCGCTTCTGGAGGGACGGAAGGCTCTTCACCATAACCGAAGGCACAAGCGAGATACACCACATGATAATAGCCCAGGAACTTGGGATCTGA
- a CDS encoding Fe-Mn family superoxide dismutase has product MYQAKDYSNIIGMQGFSEALLKNHFTLYQGYVTNTNKLSELLAELGKAGKSSVPEFAELKRRLGWEFNGMRLHEYYFENLGGSGQLNPSGPLAQKLNKEFGSFQNWETEFRAMGTMRGIGWVVLYQDDFSGKLFNVWVNEHDVGHLAGCRPLLIMDVFEHAYMTDYGLKRADYIQAFFQNIKWEAVERRL; this is encoded by the coding sequence ATGTACCAGGCCAAAGATTACAGCAACATCATCGGAATGCAGGGATTTAGCGAAGCTCTTCTAAAAAATCACTTCACCCTGTACCAGGGCTATGTTACCAACACCAACAAGCTCTCGGAGCTTCTTGCAGAGCTGGGCAAGGCAGGCAAGAGTTCAGTACCGGAGTTCGCTGAGCTAAAGAGGCGCCTGGGTTGGGAGTTCAATGGAATGAGGCTTCATGAATACTACTTCGAGAATCTGGGAGGGAGCGGGCAACTGAATCCCTCTGGTCCCTTGGCTCAGAAATTGAACAAGGAGTTCGGCTCATTCCAAAACTGGGAGACGGAGTTCAGGGCCATGGGCACCATGAGAGGCATTGGCTGGGTGGTTCTCTATCAGGACGATTTCTCGGGAAAGCTCTTCAATGTTTGGGTAAACGAGCACGATGTTGGCCATCTGGCTGGATGTCGGCCCTTGTTGATCATGGACGTATTCGAGCACGCGTACATGACTGATTACGGTCTAAAAAGGGCGGACTACATCCAGGCTTTCTTTCAGAACATCAAGTGGGAGGCTGTGGAGAGACGTTTGTAG
- a CDS encoding 3-oxoacyl-[acyl-carrier-protein] synthase III C-terminal domain-containing protein, which yields MRVGIVSHGAYVPPNRLELVEIKKFWGSLSTPAINMKSFPGYDEDIVTMAVEAARQALERAGMQAEQMGAVFLATTSGPYEEKPNVSSLVSALSGNPRLRAVELGGSPRAGTLALLAGIEFSSCWVKPCLVVASDAPLAHPSSSLEHGFGAAAVAFVIAPDERATFMEGVESLSIETFGERFRRRGERFVQDLELRQDELTESVLEGVRGLLERLGFSAHEFHSMVLPDSDGITAQRLAGRLGVDKGKILSVTQRLGDTGTAAVLLGMVQALESLDSGQRILVASYGSGVDVMSWVLGQAIEGTKGKGPVLEEMLRGGRQRSYADYLKMRGFLSFRPYA from the coding sequence ATGCGCGTCGGTATAGTGTCCCACGGCGCCTATGTGCCGCCAAACAGATTGGAGTTGGTGGAAATCAAGAAATTCTGGGGAAGTCTCAGTACCCCGGCCATAAACATGAAGTCCTTTCCTGGATATGACGAGGACATCGTAACCATGGCAGTGGAAGCAGCGCGCCAAGCCTTGGAAAGGGCAGGCATGCAGGCAGAACAGATGGGGGCAGTTTTCTTGGCGACCACCTCAGGTCCTTATGAAGAAAAACCCAATGTTTCCAGCCTGGTCTCTGCCCTTAGCGGGAATCCCAGGCTCAGGGCAGTGGAGCTGGGGGGATCTCCCAGGGCAGGCACACTGGCCCTCTTGGCTGGCATTGAGTTTTCAAGTTGCTGGGTAAAGCCTTGCCTGGTGGTGGCCTCTGATGCCCCCCTGGCTCATCCCTCCAGCAGCCTGGAACACGGCTTCGGGGCTGCGGCAGTTGCCTTTGTAATAGCACCGGATGAAAGAGCCACCTTCATGGAAGGGGTGGAGAGTTTATCAATAGAGACCTTCGGAGAAAGATTCCGAAGAAGGGGAGAGAGATTTGTTCAGGACCTGGAGCTTCGCCAGGATGAGCTTACCGAATCTGTCTTGGAAGGGGTCAGGGGGCTTTTGGAAAGGCTGGGTTTTTCAGCCCATGAATTCCATTCAATGGTCTTGCCTGACTCAGATGGAATCACGGCCCAAAGATTGGCAGGCAGGCTAGGTGTGGATAAGGGAAAGATCCTTTCCGTGACCCAAAGATTGGGAGACACAGGCACAGCGGCTGTACTTCTGGGGATGGTTCAGGCGCTAGAGAGCCTGGATTCAGGACAAAGGATCCTTGTGGCCTCGTACGGTTCTGGAGTGGATGTGATGAGTTGGGTTCTTGGGCAGGCGATTGAAGGTACCAAGGGCAAGGGACCTGTCTTGGAGGAGATGTTGAGGGGAGGTAGACAGAGAAGCTACGCGGATTATCTCAAGATGAGAGGCTTTTTGAGTTTCAGGCCTTATGCTTGA
- a CDS encoding thiolase domain-containing protein: MQVAVIGVGQTPFGLFPKRNLKSLFFEAFQEALQDVEKGLDPKEIQEAWIGTLSTGGGQLGNQAALLCETVGLVGISAHHVENACASGGFAFRNAVLAIRSGACRLALAGGIEKMSDLPRERNRLWLGVSGDVEWERLAGTNFPGIYAMLARRHMHEHGTLKQWITGVAVKNHANALHNPKAQLRFALDLDRALNSPMLADPLTVFDACPITDGAAVAILCCREDAFRYTDRPVWVMGSGAGTDYLAIHDRKDLTGLAAARKAALEAYHEASVGPDEIQVAEVHDCFTIAEIMAYEDLGFCKDGEGGFLIRDNITSINGPRPVNPSGGLKAKGHPIGATGIGQICEMVHQLRGDVMEPLRQVRGARFGLTHNVGGSGGTAVVHVFRAPK; the protein is encoded by the coding sequence ATGCAAGTGGCGGTCATAGGAGTGGGGCAGACCCCTTTTGGCCTGTTTCCCAAGCGAAACCTCAAGTCCCTGTTCTTCGAGGCCTTCCAGGAAGCGCTCCAGGATGTGGAAAAAGGGCTGGATCCCAAAGAAATCCAGGAAGCCTGGATAGGGACCCTTTCCACAGGCGGGGGGCAACTGGGCAACCAGGCCGCTCTCTTGTGTGAGACCGTGGGGCTCGTGGGCATAAGCGCTCATCATGTGGAGAATGCTTGCGCCTCCGGGGGATTTGCCTTCCGCAACGCAGTGCTGGCCATACGCTCTGGCGCCTGCCGTTTGGCCCTGGCTGGAGGCATAGAGAAAATGAGTGACTTGCCAAGGGAAAGAAACCGTCTGTGGCTTGGGGTCTCAGGCGACGTGGAATGGGAGAGGTTGGCAGGCACAAATTTTCCTGGGATCTATGCCATGTTGGCCAGAAGACACATGCATGAACATGGAACCCTCAAACAGTGGATAACGGGCGTGGCTGTCAAGAACCACGCCAATGCCCTGCACAATCCCAAAGCCCAGTTACGCTTTGCCCTGGATCTGGATAGAGCTCTGAACTCCCCCATGCTGGCAGACCCTTTGACGGTTTTTGATGCATGCCCCATAACCGACGGGGCCGCGGTGGCCATTTTGTGTTGCCGGGAAGATGCATTCAGATATACGGATCGCCCTGTGTGGGTGATGGGCTCAGGGGCCGGCACAGATTACCTGGCCATACATGATCGCAAGGACTTAACAGGACTTGCTGCTGCACGCAAGGCTGCCCTTGAAGCTTACCATGAGGCATCAGTGGGTCCTGATGAGATCCAGGTGGCGGAGGTTCACGATTGCTTCACCATTGCGGAGATCATGGCGTATGAAGATCTGGGATTCTGCAAGGACGGAGAGGGTGGTTTTCTCATAAGAGACAACATCACATCCATCAATGGCCCAAGACCAGTGAATCCCTCTGGAGGATTGAAGGCCAAAGGCCATCCCATAGGTGCCACCGGAATAGGGCAGATCTGCGAGATGGTCCATCAACTAAGAGGGGATGTGATGGAGCCTTTGCGTCAGGTGCGTGGGGCCAGATTCGGGCTTACCCATAACGTAGGAGGCTCTGGGGGAACTGCTGTGGTACATGTTTTCAGGGCTCCTAAATGA